CTGGTGCCGAGACGGCTCAAGATCGACAACTCGCGTTCCTCAATGCTCCCGTCGACCGCCGTACCATTGCGGCCGACCGCATCATGGCGCCAGCATCGCCCTATGTTCTCCAGGCGGGCGCGGTCATCTCGGCCGCCCTCATCACCGGAATCCGCTCCGATCTGCCTGGACAAATCACCGCGCAGGTGACGGAGAACATCTACGATAGCCCGACCGGCCGCATCCTCGTCATCCCACAGGGCACCCGGATCATCGGCCAGTACGACAATAGCGTCCAATACGGGCAGAGCCGCGTGCTTCTCGTCTGGACCAGGCTCATTCTCCCGAACGGCCGGTCCATTGTGCTCGAACGTCAGCCCGGAGGCGATACCCAGGGCTATGCCGGTCTGGAGGACGGCGTCGATTACCATTGGTGGGATCTCGCCAAAGCGGCGGGGCTCTCGACGCTTCTGTCAGTCGGGTCCGAGCTTGCCATCGATGACCAGGACCGGCTTCTGCGCGCCATCCGCAATGGCGGCCAGGACACGATCAATGACGCTGGTCAGCAGATCGTTCGGCGCCAGCTCAACGTCGCGCCGACGCTGACGATCCGGCCAGGCTTCCCTGTCCGCGTGATCGTCACCCGCGATCTCGTCCTCGAACCTTACGGAGGCTGACA
The sequence above is drawn from the Rhizorhabdus dicambivorans genome and encodes:
- a CDS encoding TrbI/VirB10 family protein codes for the protein MRLRAEPPRVTRLSRKVLAGVAAVALVGIGGSLIYALQTRDPGKSADELYSTDNRTTADGLAGLPRDYTGPVLGPALPGDLGRPIVSAQNQGHPVVPPAMAAPGPDPEEQRRLAELEAARTSRVFFQAGPAATSATAGPNVPGFAGVGAGTQPGAETAQDRQLAFLNAPVDRRTIAADRIMAPASPYVLQAGAVISAALITGIRSDLPGQITAQVTENIYDSPTGRILVIPQGTRIIGQYDNSVQYGQSRVLLVWTRLILPNGRSIVLERQPGGDTQGYAGLEDGVDYHWWDLAKAAGLSTLLSVGSELAIDDQDRLLRAIRNGGQDTINDAGQQIVRRQLNVAPTLTIRPGFPVRVIVTRDLVLEPYGG